A region from the Silene latifolia isolate original U9 population chromosome 7, ASM4854445v1, whole genome shotgun sequence genome encodes:
- the LOC141590305 gene encoding uncharacterized protein LOC141590305, translating to MKGCEWSSYSPPVDCSWTWKKITHIMKKFQQAYTNNQWLNSPTEYTVKAGYSWLCGNQPKVRWRFLCWNTLNIPKSSFICWGIMHQRLLTKDRLLRMGIIVDGGCEICAAANEDHKHIFSDCQYTRQCLSLFQLKMQVPMDLTDMITWFSKCRGITKFQKRFVGACYVDLLYSIWLVRNDARINGLVKSPRFVIQKVIEDVLHRFQRLNTSNLQSRERAWLQQIS from the coding sequence atgaaaggcTGCGAATGGTCTAGTTACAGTCCCCCTGTTGATTGTAGCTGGACATGGAAGAAGATCACACATATTATGAAAAAATTTCAGCAAGCATACACCAATAACCAGTGGCTAAACTCTCCTACTGAGTATACTGTGAAAGCAGGATACTCATGGCTTTGTGGCAACCAGCCTAAGGTAAGATGGAGATTCCTTTGTTGGAATACTTTAAATATTCCTAAATCCTCTTTTATCTGCTGGGGGATCATGCATCAACGTTTGCTTACTAAGGATCGTTTGTTGAGAATGGGTATCATTGTGGATGGTGGATGTGAAATTTGTGCAGCGGCTAATGAGGATCACAAGCATATATTTTCTGATTGTCAGTACACTAGACAGTGTCTGAGTCTTTTTCAACTGAAAATGCAAGTCCCTATGGACTTGACTGATATGATCACCTGGTTTTCCAAGTGCAGAGGCATTACAAAGTTCCAAAAGAGGTTTGTCGGGGCATGTTATGTGGATCTTTTATACTCTATTTGGCTTGTCAGGAATGATGCTAGGATAAATGGCCTGGTAAAAAGTCCAAGGTTTGTCATACAGAAGGTTATTGAGGATGTGCTTCATCGTTTTCAGAGACTGAATACTAGTAATCTGCAGTCACGGGAGAGGGCCTGGCTGCAACAGATTTCCTGA
- the LOC141590306 gene encoding uncharacterized protein LOC141590306: MEHKAHWAIRLLNFDLKSAGEKRLLDLNELEEFRLKAYESSRLYKERTKRFHDKAIIRREFKAGDLVLLFNSRFKLFSGKLKSKWSGPFTVVRDFPYGSVEVTDGDQVFKVNGQRLKHYIAGSPILKNVDAIGTFFFGVMLNCINDNH, from the coding sequence ATGGAACACAAGGCTCATTGGGCTATCCGGCTTCTTAATTTCGACTTGAAGAGTGCGGGGGAGAAGCGACTCCTTGACCTTAATGAACTTGAAGAATTTAGACTAaaggcttatgagagctctagATTGTACAAGGAGAGGACAAAGCGATTTCATGATAAAGCCATTATAAGGAGAGAGTTCAAGGCCGGAGACTTGGTCCTCCTCTTTAATTCAAGATTTAAGCTCTTCTCGGGTAAGCTAAAGTCGAAGTGGTCGGGTCCTTTCACCGTAGTCCGAGACTTTCCCTATGGCTCGGTGGAAGTGACCGATGGAGATCAAGTTTTCAAAGTTAATGGGCAACGGCTCAAGCACTACATAGCTGGATCACCTATATTGAAGAATGTAGATGCCATTGgaacttttttttttggtgtaatgttAAATTGCATTAATGATAATCATTGA